Proteins from a single region of Abyssalbus ytuae:
- a CDS encoding helix-turn-helix domain-containing protein codes for MIQIEIDCIHIDSILGELNKYLNGNLTTKWGENFLEFNNTIGEGIIKSMSFDWGLSLLSFDVTFNEELQLLLKISEISPMEFIFISKGYIKYKNNIDQKEEEFETFQNVIISNKPFSTKILTFPKGPLKANFIQILKKEYFKKKNHNLNYLNDTLFSVFKDENIHLPYKHLGNYNLKIADQIKELNELEDTGIIRTLGIEGQLNLILAMQLLEYDNYHNNDINASLSKKEISKINDISHYIIENISEPLTLKILSQKSGLNPKKLQLGFRVLYSKSVNEYIRQLKLEIARDYLKNTDLSISEIVYEIGLKSRSYFSKIFYEKYGLLPMDYKKNMRKK; via the coding sequence ATGATACAAATAGAAATTGACTGTATACATATTGATAGTATCCTAGGGGAATTAAACAAATATTTAAATGGTAACCTGACAACCAAATGGGGAGAAAATTTTTTAGAGTTCAACAATACCATAGGAGAAGGAATCATTAAAAGTATGTCCTTTGACTGGGGATTATCTTTATTAAGTTTTGATGTTACTTTTAATGAAGAATTACAGTTACTTTTAAAAATATCCGAAATTTCACCTATGGAGTTCATATTTATTTCCAAAGGCTATATTAAATATAAAAACAACATAGATCAGAAAGAAGAAGAATTTGAAACTTTTCAGAATGTAATTATTTCAAACAAACCTTTTTCCACCAAAATTTTAACTTTTCCCAAAGGGCCACTCAAAGCAAACTTTATACAAATTCTTAAAAAAGAATATTTTAAGAAAAAAAATCATAACCTTAATTATCTTAATGATACTTTATTTTCGGTTTTTAAAGATGAAAACATTCATCTACCGTACAAACACCTGGGAAATTACAATCTTAAAATAGCCGACCAGATTAAGGAACTTAATGAATTGGAAGATACAGGAATAATAAGGACTTTAGGTATAGAGGGACAATTAAACCTTATACTTGCCATGCAACTTTTAGAATATGATAATTACCATAATAATGATATAAATGCATCATTATCTAAAAAAGAAATAAGTAAAATCAATGACATATCACACTACATCATTGAAAATATTTCTGAACCCCTTACCCTGAAAATACTCTCACAAAAATCCGGGCTGAACCCTAAAAAACTTCAGCTTGGGTTTAGAGTATTGTATTCTAAAAGTGTAAATGAATATATAAGACAGTTAAAACTTGAAATAGCCCGCGATTATCTTAAAAATACTGATTTGTCAATCTCTGAAATAGTTTATGAAATCGGACTTAAAAGCCGAAGTTATTTTTCTAAAATATTCTACGAAAAATACGGTCTGCTCCCAATGGACTATAAAAAAAATATGAGAAAAAAATAA
- a CDS encoding helix-turn-helix domain-containing protein, protein MAKKVKVTDLSVKEIITNISESLKTDYEENLNEFTVRIPTKTGSGYIKAFQFDNGIGAIDIDILLKNKLIIRFEEGLVHPLKLIFNRESDFKHTFDNAEEHTVKHLENIITASIPANNHVFEFPANKPICIFSLEINRKEFETKIESFIPYMNEELTDIFRDVNGVKLFYHKSYYSLNISKFIKEFTECELDDSMKYVFLEGKAYEILTHQLQQYIDDSNEPDRKKILRQETVKRIEKAATIIKQELESIDSVAKLAHRICVNQNTLQNGFRHLYSMSVNEYIRNQRIEKARELLENSDLNITEITYKIGINSRSYFSKLFKERFGITPKNYIKQKRINTPKSKSA, encoded by the coding sequence ATGGCAAAAAAAGTAAAGGTAACTGATCTGTCAGTAAAAGAAATTATAACCAACATATCTGAAAGTTTAAAAACAGATTATGAAGAAAATTTAAATGAATTCACAGTAAGAATTCCTACCAAAACCGGATCCGGTTATATTAAAGCTTTTCAGTTTGACAATGGTATAGGCGCAATTGATATAGACATCTTACTAAAAAACAAACTCATTATTAGATTTGAAGAAGGCCTGGTTCACCCTTTAAAACTTATTTTCAACAGAGAATCAGATTTTAAACATACTTTTGACAATGCAGAAGAACATACCGTCAAGCACCTTGAAAATATAATTACGGCAAGTATTCCGGCAAATAATCATGTATTCGAATTTCCAGCAAACAAACCCATTTGTATCTTTTCCCTCGAAATAAACCGCAAAGAGTTTGAAACAAAAATTGAATCGTTTATTCCTTATATGAATGAGGAATTGACCGATATTTTCCGCGATGTGAACGGGGTGAAATTATTTTATCACAAAAGTTATTACAGCCTTAATATTTCCAAATTCATCAAAGAATTTACTGAATGTGAATTGGATGATTCAATGAAATATGTTTTTCTGGAAGGAAAAGCGTACGAAATTCTAACTCATCAGCTACAACAATACATTGACGATTCCAACGAGCCTGACCGAAAAAAAATACTACGCCAGGAAACAGTTAAAAGAATTGAAAAAGCCGCTACTATAATAAAACAAGAATTAGAAAGTATAGACAGCGTTGCTAAACTGGCTCACAGAATTTGTGTGAATCAAAATACTTTACAAAACGGATTCAGGCATTTGTACAGCATGTCAGTTAATGAATATATCAGGAATCAACGAATAGAAAAAGCGCGAGAATTATTGGAAAACTCCGATTTAAACATTACTGAAATTACTTATAAAATAGGAATAAACTCCCGAAGTTATTTTTCTAAACTATTTAAAGAACGATTTGGTATAACACCCAAAAATTACATTAAACAAAAAAGAATTAATACACCTAAATCAAAATCGGCCTGA
- a CDS encoding SOS response-associated peptidase family protein: MYHKLSNIAARKSIEEEFGINFKYPKVYQPNSVINGLDESTLSIVTMKNPDQISYGIWGILPEFYEESWKEFQSVKNTLNLREIDLEEESWYSTALQTRRCVIIVTGFFTSYINNGNIYPYYVYSPFNKPFCLAGLYNILEDGFITCSLIVSKSNNFIRKIENISGFMPVAIPLEDYKYWLDSKTSLIKIKEFLQKPKPIKLKAHTITKDFYKENGENNSVLNIVSYQSLPKEV; encoded by the coding sequence ATGTACCATAAATTGTCCAATATAGCGGCTAGAAAAAGTATAGAAGAAGAGTTTGGAATCAATTTTAAATATCCCAAGGTCTACCAGCCTAATTCTGTTATAAACGGGCTTGACGAATCGACTTTGAGTATTGTTACGATGAAAAATCCAGACCAGATTTCATATGGTATTTGGGGTATCTTACCGGAATTTTATGAAGAAAGCTGGAAAGAGTTTCAAAGCGTTAAAAATACTCTTAATTTACGAGAAATTGATTTGGAAGAAGAGAGCTGGTATTCTACTGCATTACAAACCAGGAGATGTGTGATTATAGTAACGGGTTTTTTTACTTCTTATATAAACAACGGCAATATTTATCCATATTATGTCTATTCACCTTTTAATAAGCCATTTTGCTTGGCCGGACTCTATAATATTCTTGAAGATGGTTTTATTACGTGTTCGTTAATAGTCTCAAAATCTAATAATTTTATTAGAAAAATTGAAAACATAAGCGGTTTTATGCCGGTAGCAATCCCTTTAGAAGATTACAAATACTGGTTAGACAGTAAGACTTCATTAATAAAAATTAAAGAATTTTTACAAAAGCCCAAACCAATAAAATTAAAAGCCCATACTATAACTAAAGATTTTTATAAGGAAAACGGAGAAAATAATTCTGTATTAAATATTGTTTCCTATCAATCATTACCTAAAGAGGTCTAA